The Fontisubflavum oceani genomic interval TGCCTTGCCCGATCCCGAAGGCTCGTTCGGCCTGACCGAACGATACACGCTGCCCGATGGCACGGAAGTCTCGTGCCGCTTCATCACCACCCGCAGTTGGTGCGGGCAAGGATGGGCCGTGGCGTACGCCACACCATAGCACGCACAGGTTTGGTGCGTTTTTGTTATCTTGGAACAAATCTACACGCGCCCATCTGCCCCGTCATGACACATCTTGATATCCATACCCGCACGGGGTGGTGGCCCTCGGATGTGGAGACTTTGCTTGCGGAGTATCCACGGGAGGCCTGGCCCGATCACCCGCATTTCGCGCAATCCATTCGCAATTGGATGGGGGCTCATTTGGGCTTTCGCCAGTTGGGGGAACTGGTCCGGCTGGACACCGAGGCCTATCTGGGCAAAGCGCGCGCACCAGAAGACTACGGCGCGCGCTTGGGCTATTTCGGAAATCTCATGGTGCGCAATCTACACGGCCACCACACCTGGGAAGACCGGTCGTTTTTCCCGGAGATTCAGGACGTTGATGATCGG includes:
- a CDS encoding hemerythrin domain-containing protein produces the protein MTHLDIHTRTGWWPSDVETLLAEYPREAWPDHPHFAQSIRNWMGAHLGFRQLGELVRLDTEAYLGKARAPEDYGARLGYFGNLMVRNLHGHHTWEDRSFFPEIQDVDDRFATGLETLESDHDALDEILERITGQANRVIKLIQLDEPQAREEAKTLRDTAAEIEGFLARHLEDEEDLIVPILLHHKMRG